The following are encoded together in the Raineyella sp. LH-20 genome:
- a CDS encoding rhamnulokinase family protein: MTTVPPTTAPPTTVAAVDLGATSGRVLTGHYRDGRLAIEEAARFPNGAVRVRTRAGGADLQWDVLALWQGIQQGLRVAGRRGPVDAVGIDTWGVDYGLLDRTGHLLGNPTSYRSSRTDGVPERFFERFPADRLYAVNGLQVQPFNTMFQLIADRTQASLGLADRLLLLPDLLGFWLTGREVAEVTHASTTGLLDVAARTWSAGILAALDDGWGIDATALLPDLVEPGTLLAPVDVPQLALATPAGAPTPLVAVGSHDTASAVVAVPAADDAFGYISCGTWSLVGVELDAPLRTEESRLANFTNELGVDGTVRYLRNVMGLWVMTECINYWRYLGQTDLGWDTLVPEAAGAEPLRSLIDMNDARLLAPGEMPLRIAEMCREAGEPVPRSRGEHLRCVTDSLALAYARALDDATRLSGKEIRTVHLVGGGSQNALLCQLTADATGRPVEAGPAEGTGLGNMLIQLRAIGAAPQDLTALRAVIRRSFPTVRYEPCAAHPWHTADGRVPRT; encoded by the coding sequence ATGACCACAGTGCCCCCGACCACAGCGCCCCCGACCACCGTGGCAGCCGTCGACCTGGGTGCCACCAGCGGTCGCGTCCTGACCGGCCACTACCGGGACGGTCGGCTGGCGATCGAGGAGGCGGCACGTTTCCCCAACGGAGCCGTCCGGGTGCGCACCCGTGCCGGGGGCGCCGATCTCCAGTGGGATGTGCTGGCACTGTGGCAGGGCATCCAGCAGGGCCTGCGGGTCGCCGGCCGGCGCGGGCCGGTCGACGCCGTCGGCATCGACACCTGGGGAGTGGACTACGGGCTGCTGGACCGCACCGGGCATCTGCTGGGCAACCCGACCAGCTACCGCTCCTCGCGGACCGACGGCGTGCCGGAGCGGTTCTTCGAGCGGTTCCCCGCCGACCGGCTCTACGCGGTGAACGGGCTGCAGGTGCAGCCGTTCAACACCATGTTCCAGCTGATCGCGGATCGGACTCAGGCCTCCCTCGGCCTGGCCGATCGGCTGCTCCTGCTGCCCGACCTGCTCGGCTTCTGGCTGACCGGGCGGGAGGTCGCCGAGGTCACCCACGCCTCCACCACCGGGCTGCTGGACGTGGCGGCGCGGACCTGGTCGGCCGGGATCCTCGCCGCCTTGGACGACGGCTGGGGGATCGACGCGACAGCGCTGCTGCCCGACCTGGTCGAGCCCGGCACCCTGCTGGCTCCGGTCGACGTCCCCCAGCTGGCGCTGGCGACGCCGGCCGGGGCGCCGACCCCGCTGGTCGCGGTGGGCAGCCACGACACCGCGTCGGCGGTGGTCGCGGTGCCGGCAGCGGACGACGCGTTCGGCTACATCTCCTGCGGCACGTGGTCGCTGGTCGGCGTGGAACTCGATGCGCCGCTGCGCACCGAGGAGAGCCGGCTGGCCAACTTCACCAACGAACTCGGGGTGGACGGCACCGTACGTTACCTCCGGAACGTGATGGGCCTGTGGGTGATGACCGAGTGCATCAACTACTGGCGCTACCTGGGCCAGACCGACCTCGGCTGGGACACCCTGGTGCCGGAGGCCGCCGGCGCGGAACCGCTGCGCAGCCTGATCGACATGAACGACGCCCGGCTGCTCGCCCCCGGCGAGATGCCGCTGCGGATCGCCGAGATGTGCCGGGAGGCCGGCGAACCGGTGCCACGCAGTCGGGGGGAGCACCTCCGCTGCGTCACCGACTCGCTCGCCCTGGCGTACGCCCGGGCCCTGGATGACGCCACCCGCCTGTCGGGCAAGGAGATCCGTACGGTACACCTGGTGGGTGGCGGCTCGCAGAACGCGCTGCTGTGCCAGCTCACTGCCGATGCCACCGGCCGGCCGGTGGAGGCGGGGCCCGCGGAGGGGACCGGGCTCGGCAACATGCTGATCCAGTTGCGCGCCATCGGCGCCGCCCCGCAGGACCTGACCGCGCTGCGCGCAGTGATCCGGCGCTCGTTCCCGACGGTGCGGTACGAGCCGTGCGCGGCGCATCCCTGGCACACCGCCGACGGCCGCGTCCCGCGCACCTGA